The Nitriliruptor alkaliphilus DSM 45188 genome includes a region encoding these proteins:
- a CDS encoding TIGR02678 family protein, whose product MILEQQQTDERGEAVRALLATPLITRDADPQRFRLLAVHRDWLAKWFDGTCGWTLAFDLTGGTARLVKRRVTDDASRPAVRPTDGLPFDQLRYVLLMCVAAELVSRPLTVISELADAIGVACAADETLPDFRAEDYRHRAAFTDVLRWLIDQRLVTITAGAIDRYASEQADAVLEADVARLALLPASDRAPSRIDAADTDSWLQALRTEPRYGELSDDQLAPEQRNLWARHTLIRAVLDDPAVDIESLDARVVDYLASLTGRRLLNVAATEAGLRLERHAEVIVAVDERREATDATFGDRPTTVAMTAGVLLGELVDHQRQPQPRTVAELETVVGALLAADPGWARAYQDERGARRLTGEALAQLQAFGLVHLEGDQVHARPAAARYRVTITDARRPADADEAATGEADPTTAPEPTDQTALPLAATQPGDDL is encoded by the coding sequence GTGATCCTCGAGCAGCAGCAGACCGACGAACGCGGCGAAGCGGTCCGGGCGCTGCTCGCTACGCCGCTGATCACCCGTGACGCCGACCCGCAACGCTTCCGTCTGCTCGCGGTGCACCGTGACTGGCTTGCCAAGTGGTTCGACGGCACCTGCGGCTGGACGCTCGCCTTCGACCTGACCGGCGGAACCGCGCGGCTGGTCAAGCGCCGCGTCACCGATGACGCGTCCCGGCCTGCGGTGCGACCGACCGACGGTCTGCCGTTCGACCAGCTGCGCTACGTGCTTCTGATGTGTGTCGCGGCCGAGCTCGTCTCCCGTCCGCTGACGGTCATCTCCGAGCTCGCCGACGCGATCGGGGTCGCCTGCGCCGCCGACGAGACGCTGCCGGACTTCCGCGCCGAGGACTACCGCCACCGCGCGGCGTTCACCGACGTGCTCCGCTGGCTGATCGACCAGCGCCTGGTGACCATCACCGCCGGCGCGATCGACCGGTACGCCTCCGAGCAGGCCGACGCCGTCCTCGAAGCTGACGTCGCCCGGCTCGCGCTGCTGCCCGCCTCCGATCGCGCTCCCTCGCGCATCGACGCGGCCGATACCGACAGCTGGCTGCAGGCGCTGCGGACCGAACCGCGCTACGGGGAGCTGTCCGACGACCAGCTCGCACCAGAACAACGCAACCTCTGGGCGCGGCACACCCTGATCCGCGCCGTGCTCGACGACCCGGCGGTCGACATCGAGTCGCTCGATGCACGCGTGGTCGACTACCTCGCCTCGCTCACCGGCCGTCGGCTCCTGAACGTCGCGGCGACCGAAGCGGGGCTGCGTCTCGAACGTCACGCCGAGGTGATCGTCGCCGTCGACGAACGCCGCGAAGCGACCGACGCCACCTTCGGTGACCGTCCGACGACCGTGGCGATGACCGCCGGGGTCCTGCTCGGCGAGCTCGTTGACCACCAACGTCAGCCGCAGCCGCGGACCGTCGCCGAGCTCGAGACGGTCGTCGGTGCGCTGCTGGCCGCCGACCCCGGATGGGCACGTGCCTACCAGGACGAACGTGGCGCCCGGCGGCTGACCGGCGAAGCGCTCGCGCAGCTGCAGGCGTTCGGGCTCGTCCACCTCGAAGGCGACCAGGTGCACGCGCGTCCCGCCGCGGCCCGCTACCGGGTGACGATCACCGACGCGCGCCGGCCTGCCGATGCCGATGAGGCCGCCACCGGGGAGGCGGATCCCACGACCGCTCCAGAACCGACCGACCAGACCGCGCTGCCACTGGCCGCGACGCAGCCAGGAGACGACCTGTGA
- a CDS encoding TIGR02677 family protein — MGTSNEARWAGLPRGLFGPVSPSAERRDLYLAVLACFEDAHVEPALNLEQLSRRLGTVHTDLADDDTLVNILDQLEGWGHLAASRDESATYRDPSEFRRRTLQWSLTGDGQGCVAGLNAAAQRLAETAGLQPAALTQIASALHEVADHASDPDGQPAQVHLRLVEAEGHHRSLVENLRAFTIQVQELLGRTDVNDDDLAAAKSAILAYLHRYVVDAGPPARQVAAALDRLEQVGFDTVVEQAVIGAHLAPGLGGDDPAVRAVEQRRRGLDALDAWFRVEAGALSPFDLLLPRGRDQILRFMRVLELRREQRRRAASLPDDFRALARAFAGAAGREDCHRLWVAATALHPARHHHLAVDDALQIHSATRIAGNPPVELEVELRRRPRSTGRERAATPVRDDRAARAARQRQQATELAEAVQRRQAIATDGTVRISSFDELDLDTFSDLLDLLAQTLSTSPRSDGARSAVSADGQVEVVVHRLDTDRRALLVSPDGTLDTPDYSVTITLLGVEVTARQGAGVGS, encoded by the coding sequence GTGGGGACGAGCAACGAAGCTCGGTGGGCCGGGCTGCCACGCGGCCTGTTCGGACCGGTCAGCCCGTCCGCGGAACGCCGCGACCTGTACCTGGCCGTCCTCGCCTGCTTCGAGGACGCCCACGTCGAACCGGCGCTGAACCTCGAGCAGCTCTCCCGCCGGCTCGGGACCGTCCACACCGATCTGGCCGACGACGACACGCTGGTCAACATCCTCGACCAGCTCGAAGGGTGGGGTCACCTGGCCGCCTCCCGCGACGAGTCCGCCACCTACCGAGACCCGTCCGAGTTCCGCCGCCGAACGCTGCAGTGGTCACTGACCGGCGACGGTCAAGGGTGCGTGGCCGGCCTGAATGCCGCCGCGCAGCGTCTCGCGGAGACCGCCGGGCTGCAGCCGGCAGCGCTGACCCAGATCGCTTCGGCGCTGCACGAGGTCGCCGACCACGCTTCCGACCCGGACGGTCAGCCCGCCCAGGTGCACCTGCGCCTCGTCGAAGCTGAAGGTCACCACCGGAGCCTGGTCGAGAACCTGCGGGCGTTCACCATCCAGGTCCAAGAGCTGCTCGGCCGCACCGACGTGAACGACGACGACCTGGCCGCCGCCAAGTCCGCCATCCTGGCCTACCTGCACCGCTACGTGGTCGACGCCGGCCCTCCCGCCAGGCAGGTCGCCGCCGCGCTCGACCGGCTCGAACAGGTCGGGTTCGACACTGTGGTCGAGCAGGCGGTCATCGGCGCACACCTCGCGCCCGGCCTCGGCGGCGACGACCCGGCCGTACGCGCCGTCGAGCAGCGCCGCCGCGGTCTCGACGCGCTCGACGCCTGGTTCCGCGTCGAGGCCGGCGCCCTGTCGCCGTTCGACCTGCTGCTGCCCCGCGGACGCGACCAGATCCTGCGGTTCATGCGCGTCCTCGAGCTCCGCCGTGAACAGCGCCGCCGCGCCGCCTCGCTGCCCGACGACTTCCGGGCGCTCGCCCGCGCGTTCGCCGGCGCAGCCGGGCGCGAGGACTGCCACCGGCTGTGGGTCGCCGCGACCGCACTGCACCCGGCCAGACACCACCACCTCGCCGTCGACGACGCGCTGCAGATCCACTCGGCCACGCGCATCGCCGGAAACCCGCCCGTCGAGCTCGAGGTGGAACTGCGCCGCCGCCCGCGTTCGACCGGCCGCGAACGTGCCGCCACGCCCGTGCGTGACGACCGGGCCGCCAGAGCCGCCCGGCAGCGCCAGCAGGCCACCGAGCTCGCCGAAGCGGTCCAGCGCCGGCAGGCCATCGCCACCGACGGGACCGTGCGGATCTCCAGCTTCGACGAGCTCGACCTCGACACGTTCTCCGACCTGCTCGACCTGCTCGCCCAGACCCTGTCGACCAGCCCGCGCTCGGACGGCGCCCGATCCGCGGTGTCCGCCGACGGGCAGGTCGAGGTGGTCGTCCACCGTCTCGACACCGACCGGCGTGCGCTGCTGGTCAGCCCCGACGGGACCCTCGACACGCCCGACTACAGCGTGACCATCACCCTGCTCGGCGTCGAGGTCACGGCCCGACAGGGCGCCGGGGTCGGGTCGTGA